The proteins below come from a single Aegilops tauschii subsp. strangulata cultivar AL8/78 chromosome 6, Aet v6.0, whole genome shotgun sequence genomic window:
- the LOC109762839 gene encoding sucrose:sucrose 1-fructosyltransferase — protein MEARDGGSAPLPCSYAPLPEDAEAAATVGRVRRTAGLLCAALLLATVAVLLVVAALAGVRLAGQLPAGGIVVMSGHQSTVDTAPMSASSRGPESGVSEKTSGAGARGGMLRADAGGNAFPWSNAMLQWQRTGFHFQPEKNWMNDPNGPVYYKGWYHLFYQYNPDGAIWGNKIAWGHAASRDLLRWRHLPVAMSPDQWYDINGVWSGSATVLPDGRIVMLYTGSTNASVQVQCLAFPTDPSDPLLINWTKYENNPVMYPPPGVGDKDFRDPTTAWFDGSDDTWRLVIGSKDNHHAGMVMTYKTKDFIDYELVPGLLHRVPGTGMWECIDLYPVGGVRGIDMTEAVAAASNNGGGDVLHVMKESSDDDRHDYYALGRYDAAMNTWTPLDSDADVGIGLRYDWGKFYASKTFYDPSKKRRVLWGWVGETDSEHADVAKGWASLQSIPRMVVLDTKTGSNLLQWPVEEVETLRTNSTNLGGVTVDHGSVFPLNLHRATQLDIEASFRLDPLDVAAAKEADVGYNCSTSGGTTGRGTLGPFGLLVLADARRHGGDMERTGVYFYVARGLDGGLRTHFCHDETRSSHANDIVKRVVGNIVPVLDGEEFSVRVLVDHSIVESFAMGGRLTATSRVYPTEAIYANAGVYLFNNATSARVNVTRLVVHEMDSSYNQAYMASL, from the exons ATGGAGGCCAGAGACGGCGGCTCAGCGCCCCTGCCGTGCTCCTACGCGCCGCTGCCGGAGGATGCCGAGGCCGCCGCCACGGTGGGGCGCGTGCGCCGGACTGCTGGCCTGCTCTGTGCCGCCCTGCTGCTGGCGACGGTGGCCGTGCTCCTAGTGGTAgccgcgctcgccggcgtcagACTCGCCGGCCAGCTGCCCGCGGGTGGCATCGTCGTCATGTCTGGCCACCAGTCGACGGTCGACACGGCGCCGATGAGCGCCAGCAGCCGGGGGCCTGAGTCTGGAGTCTCGGAGAAGACGTCCGGCGCCGGCGCGCGCGGCGGCATGCTGCGCGCGGACGCCGGCGGCAACGCGTTCCCGTGGAGCAATGCCATGCTCCAGTGGCAGCGCACCGGCTTCCACTTCCAGCCCGAGAAGAACTGGATGAACGACCCCAATG GTCCGGTGTATTACAAGGGGTGGTACCACCTCTTCTACCAGTACAACCCGGACGGTGCCATCTGGGGCAACAAGATCGCATGGGGCCACGCCGCCTCCCGCGACCTGCTCCGGTGGCGCCACCTCCCGGTGGCAATGTCCCCTGACCAATGGTACGACATCAATGGCGTCTGGTCGGGCTCCGCCACCGTCCTCCCCGACGGCCGCATCGTCATGCTCTACACCGGCTCCACCAACGCATCAGTCCAGGTCCAATGCCTCGCTTTCCCCACCGACCCCTCCGACCCTTTGCTCATCAACTGGACCAAGTATGAGAACAACCCGGTGATGTACCCGCCACCCGGCGTCGGGGACAAGGACTTCAGGGACCCAACCACTGCGTGGTTTGATGGCTCCGACGACACATGGCGACTCGTAATCGGCTCCAAGGATAATCACCATGCCGGTATGGTGATGACGTACAAGACGAAGGATTTCATCGACTACGAGCTTGTCCCTGGCCTGCTTCACCGTGTACCAGGGACGGGGATGTGGGAGTGCATCGACTTGTACCCGGTTGGCGGCGTGAGGGGCATCGACATGACGGAGGCAGTGGCCGCGGCGTCCAACAACGGCGGTGGTGATGTTTTGCACGTGATGAAGGAGAGCTCCGATGATGACCGACACGACTACTACGCGCTGGGAAGGTATGACGCGGCGATGAACACATGGACGCCGCTGGACTCCGATGCCGATGTCGGCATTGGGCTGAGGTACGATTGGGGAAAGTTCTACGCGTCCAAGACATTCTACGATCCATCAAAGAAGCGACGCGTGCTGTGGGGGTGGGTCGGTGAGACCGACTCCGAGCACGCTGATGTCGCCAAGGGATGGGCCTCCCTGCAG TCGATCCCTCGCATGGTGGTGCTGGACACCAAGACGGGGAGCAACCTCCTGcagtggccggtggaggaggtggagACGCTCCGGACCAACTCCACCAACCTTGGAGGCGTTACCGTCGACCATGGCTCCGTATTCCCACTCAACCTTCACCGTGCCACCCAGCTCGACATCGAGGCCTCATTTCGTCTTGACCCGCTCGACGTCGCCGCTGCCAAGGAGGCGGATGTTGGCTACAACTGCAGCACCAGCGGTGGCACGACTGGACGTGGCACACTCGGTCCCTTCGGCCTCCTTGTGCTTGCTGATGCCAGGCGCCACGGTGGCGACATGGAGCGGACCGGCGTCTACTTCTACGTCGCCAGAGGCCTCGACGGCGGCCTGCGCACACACTTCTGCCATGACGAGACGCGCTCATCTCATGCCAACGATATTGTCAAGAGGGTCGTAGGCAATATTGTCCCCGTGCTCGACGGCGAGGAGTTTTCGGTGAGGGTGCTAGTGGACCATTCCATTGTTGAGAGCTTTGCAATGGGCGGGAGGTTGACGGCGACGTCACGGGTGTACCCAACGGAGGCCATCTATGCCAACGCTGGGGTCTACCTCTTCAACAACGCCACCAGCGCCCGGGTCAACGTCACGAGGCTCGTCGTCCATGAGATGGACTCCTCCTACAATCAGGCCTACATGGCCTCATTGTAA
- the LOC109762840 gene encoding sucrose:sucrose 1-fructosyltransferase yields MEARDGGSAPLPCSYAPLPEDAEAAATVGRARRTAGPLCAALLLATAAVLLVVAALAGVRLADQLPVGGNMSGHQTTVDAAPMSTSSRGPESGVSEKTSGAATHGGMLGADAGGNAFPWSNAMLQWQRTGFHFQPEKNWMNDPNGPVYYKGWYHLFYQYNPDGAIWGNKIAWGHAASRDLVRWHHLPVAMSPDQWYDINGVWSGSATVLPDGRIVMLYTGSTNASVQVQCLAFPTDPFDPLLINWTKYENNPVMYPPPGVGEKDFRDPTTAWFDGSDDTWRLVIGSKDDRHAGMVMTYKTKDFINYELVPGLLHRVPGTGMWECIDLYPVGGVTGIDMTEAVAAASNNGGGDVLHVMKESSDDNRHDYYALGRYDAAKNTWTPLDTNADVGIGLRYDWGKFYASKTFYDPAKKRRVLWGWIGETDSERADVAKGWASLQSIPRTVVLDTKTGSNILQWPVEEVETLRTNSTNLGSVTVDHGSVVPLSLHRATQLDIEASFRIDPLDFAAAKEADIGYNCSTSGGTTGRGTLGPFGLLVLADARRHGGDMERTGVYFYVARGLDGGLRTHFCHDETRSSHANDIVKRVVGNIVPVLDGEEFSLRVLVDHSIVESFAMGGRLTATSRVYPTEAIYANAGVYLFNNATGARVTTTSLVVHEMDSSYNQAYMASL; encoded by the exons ATGGAGGCCAGAGACGGCGGCTCAGCGCCCCTGCCGTGCTCCTACGCGCCGCTGCCGGAGGATGCCGAGGCCGCCGCCACGGTGGGGCGTGCGCGCCGGACTGCTGGCCCGCTCTGTGCCGCCCTGCTGCTGGCGACGGCAGCCGTGCTCCTAGTGGTAgccgcgctcgccggcgtcagACTCGCTGACCAGCTGCCTGTGGGTGGCAACATGTCTGGCCACCAGACGACGGTCGACGCCGCGCCGATGAGCACCAGCAGCCGGGGGCCTGAGTCTGGCGTCTCGGAGAAGACGTCTGGCGCCGCCACGCACGGTGGCATGCTTGGCGCGGACGCCGGCGGCAACGCGTTCCCGTGGAGCAATGCCATGCTCCAGTGGCAGCGCACAGGTTTCCACTTCCAGCCCGAGAAGAACTGGATGAACGACCCCAACG GCCCCGTGTACTATAAGGGGTGGTACCACCTCTTTTACCAGTACAACCCAGACGGCGCCATCTGGGGCAACAAGATTGCCTGGGGTCACGCCGCCTCCCGCGACCTCGTGCGTTGGCACCACCTCCCGGTCGCAATGTCCCCTGACCAGTGGTACGACATCAATGGCGTCTGGTCGGGCTCTGCTACCGTCCTCCCCGACGGCCGCATCGTCATGCTCTACACCGGGTCCACCAACGCATCGGTCCAGGTCCAATGCctcgccttccccaccgatccctTCGATCCTTTGCTCATCAACTGGACCAAGTATGAGAACAACCCGGTGATGTACCCACCACCGGGTGTCGGGGAGAAGGACTTCAGGGACCCGACCACTGCATGGTTTGACGGTTCGGACGACACTTGGCGGCTAGTCATCGGCTCCAAGGATGACCGCCATGCCGGTATGGTGATGACCTACAAGACGAAGGATTTCATCAACTACGAGCTTGTCCCTGGGCTGCTTCACCGTGTGCCAGGTACGGGGATGTGGGAGTGCATCGACTTGTACCCCGTCGGTGGCGTGACGGGCATCGACATGACGGAGGCAGTGGCCGCGGCGTCCAACAACGGCGGCGGTGATGTTTTGCACGTGATGAAGGAGAGCTCCGATGATAATCGACATGACTACTACGCGCTCGGAAGGTACGACGCGGCGAAAAACACATGGACGCCACTGGACACTAACGCCGATGTCGGCATTGGGCTGAGGTATGACTGGGGAAAGTTCTATGCATCCAAGACGTTCTATGATCCGGCCAAGAAGCGGCGAGTGTTGTGGGGGTGGATCGGTGAGACGGACTCCGAGCGTGCTGACGTCGCCAAGGGATGGGCCTCCCTCCAG TCGATCCCTCGGACGGTGGTACTGGACACCAAGACAGGGAGCAACATCCTGCAATGGCCGGTAGAGGAGGTGGAGACGCTCCGGACCAACTCCACCAACCTTGGCAGTGTTACCGTCGACCACGGCTCCGTAGTCCCACTCAGTCTTCACCGTGCCACCCAACTCGACATCGAGGCCTCATTCCGTATTGACCCGCTCGACTTCGCCGCTGCGAAGGAGGCGGATATCGGCTACAACTGCAGCACCAGCGGTGGCACGACTGGACGGGGCACGCTTGGTCCCTTCGGCCTCCTTGTGCTCGCTGATGCCAGGCGCCACGGTGGTGATATGGAGCGGACCGGCGTCTACTTCTACGTCGCGAGAGGCCTCGACGGCGGCCTGCGCACACACTTCTGTCATGACGAGACACGCTCATCTCATGCCAACGATATTGTCAAGAGGGTCGTAGGCAATATTGTCCCCGTGCTCGATGGCGAGGAGTTTTCGCTGAGGGTGCTAGTGGATCATTCCATCGTTGAGAGCTTTGCGATGGGCGGGAGGTTGACCGCGACATCGCGGGTGTACCCGACGGAGGCCATCTACGCGAACGCAGGCGTATACCTCTTCAACAACGCCACCGGTGCACGGGTCACCACCACGAGCCTCGTCGTCCACGAGATGGACTCCTCCTACAACCAGGCCTACATGGCCTCACTGTAA